TCTCGCCGGTCTCCGCGAGCCAGGCGTCCAGGGCTGCCGCGTCGCCCTCGGCCCGAGGTCCCTCGCCGAGGGGCACCTGCTCACGCGGAAGCATCTCCTGCGCCCGGGTCCGCACCAGCGTGGCGGCCCAGCGCAGGGCGCCGCCCATGTGCCGTACGAGCCGTTCCAGCGTCCACTCCGGGCAGGTCGGCACGGTGGCCGACAGATCGGCGCCCGAGGTCACCAGCGCCCTGAACCGGTCCACCTGCTGGGCGATTTCGTCGCAGTAGCGATCATGCGTGAGCAAGGTCATGGCCCCACCCTAGGGCGGAGGCGATCAGTCGAGCACGACGATTTCGGTCGCGTCGAACTCCACGCCCACGGCCCGGCCGACCTCGGGCGCGTCCCGCAGCGCGCAGGCCGCCTCCAGGCGCGGGGCGTCCGCGGGCTGGAGGTGGACGGCCACATGGGTGCCCTTGAAGGTGCGCGCCGTCACCGTGCAGCGCAGGCCCGCGTCGGCGGCCACCAGCCGTACCCCGGCGGGCCGCACCAGCAGGCTGCGGGCGCCCTGCGGCGAGCCGTCGGGGACGGGCAGCTTGCCCCAGGGGCTGTCGGCGGCCGTACCGGCGACGGTCGCCTCCACCACGTTGTCGAAGCCGAGGAAGCGGGCCACGAAGGCGTCGGCGGGCCGCTGCCAGACCTCAAGGGGCGTACCGGACTGCGCGATCCGCCCGTCCCGCATCACCACCACCCGGTCGGCCAGCGCGAAGGCCTCGCCCTGGTCGTGCGTCACCGCGAGCACGGTCGTGCCCAACCGGCCGAACAGTTCCCGCAGTTCGACCACCAGGCGTTCGCGCAGCGAGCGGTCGAGCTGGCCGAGCGGCTCGTCCAGCATCAGCAGCCGGGGGCGGGGAGCCAGCGCGCGGGCGAGGGCCACGCGCTGCTGCTCACCGCCGGAGAGGGAGGCCACGGCCCGCCGGGCGGCTCCGGGCAGCCCGACCAGCTCCAGCAACTGGGCGACCCGGGCGTCCCGTTCGCCCCGGTCCACGCCGTGCATGCGCAGCCCGAAGGCCACGTTCGCGCCGACGTCCCGCTGCGGGAAGAGCTGGTGGTCCTGGAACATCAGGCCGACGCCCCGCTTGTGCGCGGGCACGCCCGCCTGGTCCCGGCCGTCGAGCAGCACCCGTCCGGCGGACAGGGGCTGGAGTCCGGCGACCGCCCGCAGCAGGGTCGACTTCCCGCTGCCGCTGGGCCCGAGCACGCACACCACCTCGTGCTCGGCGACCTCCAGGCCCACCGCGTCCAGCACGGCCCGCCCGCCGAGGCGCACGGTCGCGGCGTCCAGGCTCAGCAGCATCGGAACTCCCCCGTCGTCTCCAGCGGGCATCTAGAACTCCCCCGTCCGGTCGGTGCGCAGCCGCTCAAGCAGCAGCAGCGCGGCGGCGCACACCACCATGAGGATCGTCGAAAGGGCCATGGCCTGGCCGTAGTTGAGGTCTCCGGGGCGGCTGAGCAGCCGGGCCACGGCGACCGGCAGCGTCGGGTTGTCGGGCCGGGCGATGAACACGGTCGCCCCGAACTCGCCGAGCGAGACGGCGAACGCGAACCCGGCCGCGACCAGCAGCGCCCTGCGCACCATCGGCAGGTCCACCTCGCGCCACACCCGCCACGGTGAAGCCCCGAGCACAGCGGCCGCCTCCCGCAGCCGTACGTCCACCGCGCGCAGCACGGGCAGCATCGTGCGTACGACGAAGGGGGCGCCGACCAGCGCCTGGGCGAGCGGCACCAGGAGCCAGGACTGGCGCAGGTCCAGCGGCGGCTTGTCGAGGGCGATCAGGAAGCCGAAGCCGACGGTCACGGCGGAGACCCCGAGCGGCAGCATCAGCAGCGCGTCGAAGCCCCGCACCAGGCGTCCGGCGTCCCGCCGGGCGAGCGCAGCGGCGGCCAGACCGCCGATCGCCACGGCGATGGCCGTGGCGGCGACGGCGTACTGGAGGGACGTCCACACCGCGTGGACCGGCGCCACCAGGAACGTACCGCCGTCGGCGTCGGTGAGCGCCCGGTAGTAGCCGAAGCCCGGCGCGTCGAGGGAGCGCTGGACGAGGACGGCGAGGGGCAGCACCAGGAGCAGGGCGACGGTGCCGAGGACGAGGGCGAGCAGCGCCCACTGCCCGGCGCCGCGCGGCCGGCGGGCGGTCACCGCCGGGTCCACCAGCCGCAGCGCGGTCTCCCGGCGCCGTACGGTCCAGGCGTGCACGGCGAGGATCGCGCCGACGGCGGCGAACTGGACGAGGGTGAGGACGGCGGCCGTGGACAGGTCGAAGACCTCGGAGGTCTGCCGGTAGATCTCCACTTCGAGGGTGGAGAAGGTGGGGCCGCCGAGGATCTGGACGATGCCGAAGGAGGTGAAGCAGAACAGGAACACCATCAGCGCGGCGGCGGCCACGGCGGGCGCGAGCGCGGGGAGGGTGACCTTGCGCCAGGCGCCGAGCGGCGAGGCGCCCAGCATGCGGGCGGCCTCCTCCTGCCGGGGGTCGAGCTGGGACCACAGCCCGCCCACGGTCCGTACCACGACGGCGCAGTTGAAGAAGACGTGGGCCAGCAGGATGGCCCACACCGTGGTGTCCAGCCGTACGCCCCACAGGTCGTCGAGCAGCCCCCCGTGCCCGACCAGGGCGAGGAACGCGCTGCCGGCGACGACGGTCGGCAGCACGAACGGCACGGTGACCACCGCCCGCAGCACCTGCCGGCCCGGGAAGTCGAGGCGGGCGAAGACGTAGGCGGCGGGCAGCGCGAGCAGCAGGGTGAGCGCCGTGGAGGCGAGCGCCTGCCAGGTGGTGAACCACAGCACGTGCCGGATGTCCGGCTGTGTGACGACGTCCGCGAGCCGCCCCCACCGCCAGGCGCCGTCCGCCTTCAGCCCGCGCGCCACGATCGCTGCGACGGGCCAGGCGAAGAAGAGCGCGAAGAACGCGACAGGCAGGGCCATCAGCCCCAGCCGCGCCGCGCTCCCGCGCCAGTCCCTCGTGCGGGG
This genomic interval from Streptomyces sp. NBC_00557 contains the following:
- a CDS encoding ABC transporter ATP-binding protein encodes the protein MLLSLDAATVRLGGRAVLDAVGLEVAEHEVVCVLGPSGSGKSTLLRAVAGLQPLSAGRVLLDGRDQAGVPAHKRGVGLMFQDHQLFPQRDVGANVAFGLRMHGVDRGERDARVAQLLELVGLPGAARRAVASLSGGEQQRVALARALAPRPRLLMLDEPLGQLDRSLRERLVVELRELFGRLGTTVLAVTHDQGEAFALADRVVVMRDGRIAQSGTPLEVWQRPADAFVARFLGFDNVVEATVAGTAADSPWGKLPVPDGSPQGARSLLVRPAGVRLVAADAGLRCTVTARTFKGTHVAVHLQPADAPRLEAACALRDAPEVGRAVGVEFDATEIVVLD
- a CDS encoding ABC transporter permease, which encodes MALPVAFFALFFAWPVAAIVARGLKADGAWRWGRLADVVTQPDIRHVLWFTTWQALASTALTLLLALPAAYVFARLDFPGRQVLRAVVTVPFVLPTVVAGSAFLALVGHGGLLDDLWGVRLDTTVWAILLAHVFFNCAVVVRTVGGLWSQLDPRQEEAARMLGASPLGAWRKVTLPALAPAVAAAALMVFLFCFTSFGIVQILGGPTFSTLEVEIYRQTSEVFDLSTAAVLTLVQFAAVGAILAVHAWTVRRRETALRLVDPAVTARRPRGAGQWALLALVLGTVALLLVLPLAVLVQRSLDAPGFGYYRALTDADGGTFLVAPVHAVWTSLQYAVAATAIAVAIGGLAAAALARRDAGRLVRGFDALLMLPLGVSAVTVGFGFLIALDKPPLDLRQSWLLVPLAQALVGAPFVVRTMLPVLRAVDVRLREAAAVLGASPWRVWREVDLPMVRRALLVAAGFAFAVSLGEFGATVFIARPDNPTLPVAVARLLSRPGDLNYGQAMALSTILMVVCAAALLLLERLRTDRTGEF